The Pseudomonas sp. R4-35-07 genome contains a region encoding:
- a CDS encoding ribonucleoside-diphosphate reductase subunit alpha codes for MQTDTTRENPQGSVPQAADSNMDLAATAPGQLRVIKRNGTVVPYTDDKITVAITKAFLAVEGGTAAASSRIHDTVARLTEQVTATFKRRMPSGGTIHIEEIQDQVELALMRAGEQKVARDYVIYRDSRAKERAVHAPAAESVQAHPSIRITLADGSFAPLDLGRLNTIITEACEGLEEVDGDLIQRETLKNLYDGVALTDVNTALVMTARTLVEREPNYSFVTARLLMDTLRAEGLGFLGVADSATHHEMADLYAKALPAYIAKGIEFELLNPILATFDLEKLGKAINHERDQQFTYLGLQTLYDRYFIHKDGIRFELPQVFFMRVAMGLAIEEKHKEDRAIEFYNLLSSFDYMSSTPTLFNAGTLRPQLSSCYLTTVPDDLSGIYHAIHDNAMLSKFAGGLGNDWTPVRALGSYIKGTNGKSQGVVPFLKVVNDTAVAVNQGGKRKGAVCAYLETWHMDIEEFIELRKNTGDDRRRTHDMNTANWIPDLFMKRVFDDGKWTLFSPSEVPDLHDLTGKAFEERYEYYEALTEYPGKVKLFKTIQAKDLWRKMLSMLFETGHPWLTFKDPCNLRSPQQHVGVVHSSNLCTEITLNTNKDEIAVCNLGSINLPNHIVNGKLDTAKLERTVNTAVRMLDNVIDINYYSVPQAQNSNFKHRPVGLGIMGFQDALYLQHIPYGSDAAVEFADKSMEAVSYYAIQASCDLADERGAYETFQGSLWSKGILPLDSQQILIEQRGQKYIDVDLEESLDWAPVRARVQKGIRNSNIMAIAPTATIANITGVSQSIEPTYQNLYVKSNLSGEFTVINPYLVRDLKARGLWDSVMINDLKYYDGSVQQIERIPQELKELYATAFEVDTKWIVDAASRRQKWIDQAQSLNLYIAGASGKKLDVTYRMAWYRGLKTTYYLRALAATSTEKSTINTGKLNAVSSGNHGDDSVLAAPAGPAPVPKACAIDEPDCEACQ; via the coding sequence ATGCAAACCGACACAACTCGCGAGAACCCGCAGGGCTCCGTGCCGCAGGCCGCTGATTCGAATATGGATCTGGCCGCCACTGCACCTGGCCAATTGCGCGTGATCAAGCGTAACGGCACTGTCGTTCCTTACACCGATGACAAAATCACCGTCGCCATCACCAAAGCGTTTCTTGCAGTTGAAGGCGGCACCGCTGCCGCCTCGTCGCGCATCCATGACACGGTTGCACGCCTGACCGAACAAGTGACTGCGACCTTCAAGCGTCGCATGCCATCGGGCGGCACTATCCACATCGAAGAAATCCAGGACCAGGTCGAACTGGCCCTGATGCGTGCCGGCGAGCAGAAAGTTGCCCGTGACTACGTGATCTACCGTGATTCCCGGGCCAAGGAACGTGCCGTGCACGCGCCGGCCGCCGAATCCGTCCAGGCGCATCCTTCGATCCGCATCACCCTGGCCGATGGCAGCTTTGCGCCGCTGGACCTGGGCCGCCTCAACACCATCATTACCGAGGCCTGCGAAGGCCTGGAAGAAGTCGACGGCGACCTGATCCAGCGCGAAACCCTGAAGAACCTGTACGACGGCGTGGCCCTGACCGACGTCAACACCGCCCTGGTGATGACTGCCCGTACCCTGGTCGAGCGTGAGCCGAACTACTCGTTCGTCACCGCGCGCCTGCTGATGGACACCCTGCGCGCCGAAGGCCTGGGTTTCCTGGGCGTGGCCGACAGCGCCACCCACCACGAGATGGCTGACCTGTACGCCAAGGCGCTGCCCGCCTACATCGCCAAGGGTATCGAATTCGAATTGCTGAACCCGATCCTGGCCACCTTCGACCTGGAAAAACTCGGCAAGGCGATCAACCACGAGCGCGACCAGCAGTTCACCTACCTGGGCCTGCAAACCCTGTACGACCGTTACTTCATCCACAAGGACGGGATCCGCTTCGAACTGCCGCAAGTGTTCTTCATGCGCGTGGCCATGGGCCTGGCGATCGAAGAGAAGCACAAGGAAGACCGTGCGATCGAGTTCTACAACCTGTTGTCGTCCTTCGACTACATGTCGTCCACGCCGACCCTGTTCAACGCCGGCACCCTGCGTCCACAGCTGTCGAGCTGCTACCTGACCACCGTGCCGGATGACCTGTCGGGCATCTACCACGCGATCCACGACAACGCCATGCTGTCCAAATTCGCCGGTGGCCTGGGTAACGACTGGACGCCGGTGCGTGCACTGGGTTCGTACATCAAGGGCACCAATGGTAAATCCCAGGGCGTCGTGCCGTTCCTCAAAGTAGTGAACGATACCGCCGTAGCCGTAAACCAGGGCGGCAAGCGCAAAGGCGCTGTGTGTGCCTACCTGGAAACCTGGCACATGGACATTGAAGAGTTCATCGAGCTGCGCAAGAACACCGGTGATGATCGTCGTCGTACCCACGACATGAACACCGCCAACTGGATCCCTGACCTGTTCATGAAGCGTGTCTTCGATGACGGCAAGTGGACCCTGTTCTCGCCATCCGAAGTGCCGGACCTGCACGACCTGACCGGCAAGGCCTTCGAAGAGCGCTATGAGTACTACGAAGCCCTCACCGAGTACCCAGGCAAGGTCAAGCTGTTCAAGACCATCCAGGCCAAAGACCTGTGGCGCAAAATGCTGTCCATGCTGTTCGAAACCGGCCACCCATGGCTGACCTTCAAAGACCCGTGCAACCTGCGCAGCCCGCAGCAGCACGTCGGCGTGGTCCACAGCTCGAACCTGTGCACCGAGATCACCTTGAACACCAACAAGGACGAGATCGCCGTTTGCAACCTGGGCTCGATCAACCTGCCGAACCACATCGTCAACGGCAAGCTGGACACCGCCAAGCTGGAACGCACTGTCAACACCGCCGTACGCATGCTCGATAACGTGATCGACATCAACTACTACTCGGTGCCACAGGCGCAGAACTCCAACTTCAAGCACCGTCCGGTCGGCCTGGGCATCATGGGCTTCCAGGACGCTTTGTACCTGCAGCACATTCCTTACGGTTCCGATGCTGCCGTCGAGTTCGCCGACAAGTCCATGGAAGCGGTCAGTTACTACGCAATCCAGGCGTCCTGCGACCTGGCCGACGAGCGCGGCGCCTACGAGACGTTCCAGGGTTCGCTGTGGTCCAAGGGCATCCTGCCGCTGGATTCGCAACAGATCCTGATCGAGCAACGTGGCCAGAAGTACATCGATGTTGACCTGGAAGAATCCCTGGACTGGGCGCCAGTACGTGCCCGTGTGCAGAAAGGTATTCGTAACTCCAACATCATGGCCATCGCACCGACCGCGACCATCGCCAACATCACTGGCGTTTCGCAGTCGATCGAACCGACCTATCAGAACCTGTATGTGAAATCGAACCTGTCGGGCGAATTCACCGTGATCAACCCGTACCTGGTCCGCGACCTGAAAGCCCGCGGCCTGTGGGACTCGGTGATGATCAACGACCTGAAGTACTACGATGGTTCGGTGCAGCAGATCGAGCGCATCCCGCAGGAACTCAAAGAGCTCTACGCCACTGCGTTCGAAGTGGACACCAAGTGGATCGTTGACGCCGCCAGCCGTCGTCAGAAGTGGATCGACCAGGCGCAGTCCCTGAACCTGTACATCGCCGGCGCTTCGGGCAAGAAGCTCGACGTGACCTACCGCATGGCCTGGTACCGTGGCCTGAAAACCACGTACTACCTCCGTGCCCTGGCCGCGACCAGCACCGAGAAGTCGACCATCAACACCGGTAAGCTCAACGCTGTTTCCAGCGGCAACCATGGTGATGATTCGGTACTCGCTGCGCCTGCCGGCCCGGCACCGGTGCCGAAGGCTTGTGCGATTGACGAGCCGGATTGCGAAGCTTGCCAATAA
- the flgE gene encoding flagellar hook protein FlgE, whose product MSFNIGLSGLYAANKQLDVTGNNIANVATTGFKSSRAEFADIYAASKLGTGQNSIGNGVNLAAVSQQFTQGDVNGSGGILDMAIQGGGFFVQKGSDGSLEYTRSGAFRADKDGFITNNTGTSRLQGYAADDDGKIIKGGLTDLQLNLTNLPPKASTKVDSTSNLNSSEPVIDQTAKPFDPTKTDTFTTQYSTTLYDSQGNAHPMVQYLVKTDGNKWNAYTLIDGRNPDGSAPTGTPSTPPVASTLTFDGAGKLTSVVTGGVSDKTLTVAGWVPGTVTNGVWKANGANANPGGIAVNMANITQYNSATYRNPPVTDGYATGQITGLKIDGNGVMFATFSNQQSKAIGQISLASFNNEQGLQPGGSTTWKETFASGQPGYDTPQAGTLGSIVANSLENSNVNLTNELVDLIKAQSNYQANAKTISTQSTIMQTIIQMT is encoded by the coding sequence ATGTCTTTTAATATCGGCCTTAGCGGCCTCTATGCGGCCAACAAACAACTGGACGTGACCGGCAACAACATCGCCAACGTCGCGACCACGGGTTTCAAGTCGTCTCGTGCAGAGTTCGCGGATATCTACGCAGCGTCCAAATTGGGCACCGGCCAGAACAGCATCGGCAATGGTGTCAACCTGGCGGCGGTATCCCAGCAATTCACCCAGGGTGACGTTAACGGCAGCGGCGGTATCCTGGACATGGCGATCCAGGGCGGTGGCTTCTTCGTACAGAAGGGCAGCGACGGCTCGCTGGAGTACACCCGCAGCGGTGCCTTCCGTGCCGACAAAGACGGCTTCATCACCAACAACACGGGTACCTCGCGCCTGCAGGGTTACGCGGCGGATGATGACGGCAAGATCATCAAGGGCGGGCTCACCGACCTGCAACTGAACCTGACTAACCTGCCGCCCAAGGCGTCCACCAAGGTGGACTCCACCAGTAACCTGAATTCCTCGGAGCCGGTGATCGACCAAACGGCCAAGCCGTTCGACCCCACCAAGACCGATACCTTCACCACTCAATACAGCACCACTTTGTACGACTCCCAGGGCAACGCGCACCCAATGGTGCAGTACCTGGTGAAAACCGACGGCAACAAATGGAATGCCTACACCCTGATCGACGGTCGCAATCCTGATGGTTCGGCACCGACGGGCACCCCATCGACCCCCCCTGTGGCGTCGACATTGACCTTCGATGGCGCGGGCAAACTCACCAGCGTGGTGACCGGTGGTGTGTCCGATAAGACGCTCACCGTTGCAGGCTGGGTGCCGGGCACAGTGACTAATGGTGTGTGGAAGGCTAACGGCGCGAACGCCAACCCGGGCGGGATTGCCGTCAACATGGCCAACATTACCCAATACAATTCGGCCACCTACCGTAACCCTCCGGTCACCGATGGCTATGCCACCGGCCAGATCACCGGCCTGAAGATCGACGGCAACGGCGTAATGTTCGCCACCTTCAGCAATCAGCAGAGCAAGGCCATCGGCCAGATTTCGCTGGCCAGCTTCAACAACGAACAAGGCCTGCAACCCGGCGGCAGCACCACCTGGAAAGAGACCTTCGCTTCGGGCCAGCCTGGGTACGACACTCCGCAAGCCGGCACACTGGGTTCGATCGTGGCCAACTCCCTGGAGAACTCCAACGTCAACCTGACCAACGAACTGGTGGACCTGATCAAGGCCCAGAGCAACTATCAGGCGAACGCCAAGACCATTTCCACCCAGAGCACCATCATGCAGACCATCATTCAGATGACGTGA
- the flgD gene encoding flagellar hook assembly protein FlgD, translating to MAIVDTSNNTAVQDLFNSKVKDASNNVANVSKAATGDQALGKDAFLQLLVTQLKNQNPLSPQDNGAFVAQLAQFSSLEGINTLNDSVNNISSNFSSSQALQASSLVGRSIITQTDKALVDTSKSMTGSVAVTAATGNVSVKITDKDGNVVRTLDLGAQSAGTSDFIWDGKNEAGEVAPAGTYTFAASTKNDKGDAVALATSLPATVTSVTLSKTGGEMLLNLAGGMGSVKLSQIQTIGT from the coding sequence ATGGCCATCGTTGATACGTCGAACAATACGGCAGTCCAGGACCTCTTCAACTCCAAGGTCAAGGACGCTTCAAACAATGTAGCGAATGTTTCCAAGGCCGCCACCGGCGACCAGGCCCTCGGCAAGGATGCATTCCTGCAACTGCTGGTGACCCAGCTGAAAAACCAGAACCCCTTGTCGCCACAGGATAACGGTGCGTTCGTGGCCCAGCTGGCGCAGTTCAGCAGCCTGGAAGGCATCAACACCCTGAATGACTCGGTGAATAACATCTCGAGCAACTTCAGTTCTTCCCAGGCGCTGCAGGCTTCGTCGCTGGTCGGACGCTCGATCATCACCCAGACCGACAAGGCGCTGGTCGATACCAGCAAGAGCATGACCGGTTCGGTGGCGGTGACAGCGGCGACGGGCAACGTCTCGGTCAAGATCACCGATAAAGACGGCAACGTGGTGCGCACCCTCGATCTGGGCGCCCAGAGCGCAGGGACTTCGGACTTTATCTGGGATGGCAAGAACGAAGCGGGTGAGGTGGCCCCGGCCGGTACTTACACCTTCGCGGCCTCCACCAAGAATGACAAGGGCGACGCGGTTGCCCTGGCCACTTCGCTGCCGGCAACCGTCACCAGCGTGACGCTGAGCAAGACCGGCGGCGAGATGCTGCTGAACCTGGCAGGCGGCATGGGCAGCGTCAAGCTGTCACAAATTCAGACTATCGGTACATAG
- the flgC gene encoding flagellar basal body rod protein FlgC, with the protein MSLSSVFNIAGSGMSAQTTRLNTVASNIANAETVSSSIDQTYRARHPVFATMFQGGQSGGSDSLFQNQDAAGQGVQVLGVVEDQSNLEARYEPNHPAANEKGYVYYPNVNVVEEMADMISASRSFQTNAEMMNTAKTMMQKVLTLGQ; encoded by the coding sequence ATGTCCCTGTCCAGTGTTTTCAATATTGCCGGCAGTGGCATGAGCGCGCAGACCACGCGTTTGAACACCGTCGCCAGTAACATCGCCAACGCCGAGACTGTGTCTTCAAGCATTGACCAGACTTACCGCGCCCGGCATCCAGTATTCGCCACCATGTTCCAAGGCGGCCAGAGCGGTGGCAGTGATTCGTTGTTCCAGAACCAGGATGCCGCCGGTCAAGGCGTACAGGTGCTGGGTGTGGTCGAAGACCAGAGCAACCTCGAAGCGCGTTACGAGCCCAACCATCCGGCGGCGAACGAAAAGGGTTACGTCTATTACCCCAACGTCAATGTGGTCGAGGAAATGGCCGACATGATTTCCGCCAGTCGCTCGTTCCAGACCAACGCGGAAATGATGAACACCGCCAAAACCATGATGCAGAAGGTCCTGACCCTGGGTCAGTGA
- the flgB gene encoding flagellar basal body rod protein FlgB — protein MSISFDKALGIHEQALGFRAQRAEVLANNIANADTPNYKARDLDFSAVLAAQQDKTKNGTFALNMTNSRHIEAQGLSSGDESLLYRTPMQPSIDQNTVDAQLEQSNYAENSVNFQASFTLLNSKFKGLMSALRGE, from the coding sequence ATGAGCATCAGCTTCGATAAAGCGCTCGGTATCCACGAACAAGCCCTGGGCTTCCGCGCCCAGCGTGCCGAAGTCCTGGCCAACAACATTGCCAACGCCGATACCCCGAACTACAAGGCTCGGGATCTGGACTTCTCCGCCGTGCTCGCCGCGCAGCAGGACAAGACCAAGAACGGCACCTTCGCCTTGAACATGACCAACAGCCGTCATATCGAAGCGCAAGGCCTTAGCAGTGGTGACGAGTCGCTGCTGTATCGCACGCCAATGCAGCCATCGATCGACCAGAACACCGTCGATGCCCAGCTGGAACAATCGAACTACGCCGAAAATTCGGTGAATTTCCAGGCCAGCTTTACCCTGCTCAACAGCAAATTCAAAGGGCTGATGTCAGCCCTGCGTGGAGAATAA
- the cheR gene encoding protein-glutamate O-methyltransferase CheR has translation MSTGNLDFEQFRVFLEKACGILLGENKQYLVSSRLNKLMEQQGIKSLGELVQRIQGQPRSGLKEMVVDAMTTNETLWFRDTYPFEVLKNKVLPAAIKASPGQRLRIWSAACSSGQEPYSISMSIDEFERTNMGQLKAGAQIVATDLSGTMLTNCKTGEYDSLALGRGLSPERLQRYFDPKGAGRWAIKAPIKNRVEFRSFNLLDSYASLGKFDMVFCRNVLIYFSAEVKKDILLRIHGTLKRGGYLFLGASEALNGLPDHYQMVQCSPGIIYQAK, from the coding sequence TTGTCTACGGGTAATTTGGATTTCGAACAGTTCCGGGTCTTCCTGGAAAAAGCCTGTGGCATATTGCTCGGTGAAAACAAGCAATACCTGGTATCCAGCCGTCTCAACAAACTGATGGAACAGCAGGGCATCAAGTCCCTGGGTGAGTTGGTCCAGCGGATCCAGGGGCAGCCGCGCAGCGGGCTCAAGGAGATGGTGGTCGATGCCATGACCACTAACGAAACCCTGTGGTTTCGCGATACCTACCCGTTTGAGGTGCTCAAGAACAAAGTGCTGCCGGCGGCCATCAAGGCCAGCCCGGGCCAGCGCCTGCGTATCTGGTCGGCGGCGTGCTCTTCCGGACAGGAACCGTATTCGATCTCGATGTCCATCGACGAGTTCGAACGGACCAACATGGGACAGTTGAAGGCCGGCGCGCAAATCGTCGCGACCGACTTGTCCGGCACCATGCTCACCAACTGCAAGACGGGTGAATACGACAGCCTGGCCCTGGGCCGGGGTTTGTCTCCGGAGCGTCTGCAGCGCTACTTTGATCCGAAAGGGGCAGGGCGCTGGGCGATCAAGGCGCCGATCAAGAATCGCGTGGAGTTTCGCTCGTTCAACCTGCTCGACAGCTACGCCAGCCTGGGCAAGTTCGACATGGTGTTCTGCCGCAACGTGCTGATTTATTTCTCGGCCGAAGTGAAGAAGGACATCCTGTTGCGCATCCATGGCACGCTCAAGCGTGGGGGGTATCTGTTCCTCGGCGCTTCGGAAGCCTTGAACGGATTGCCGGATCACTACCAGATGGTGCAGTGCAGCCCGGGAATCATCTACCAGGCCAAATAA
- a CDS encoding chemotaxis protein CheV produces MAGVMDSVNQRTQLVGQNRLELLLFRLDGKQLYGINVFKVREVLQCPKLTIMPKSSPVVCGVANIRGATIPILDLAMATGSAGLQDRQNPFVIITEYNTKTQGFLVRSVERIVNMNWEEIHPPPKGTGRDHYLTAVTRVDNQLVEIIDVEKILAEVAPTSETISVGVVDAETAHKAVSLRVLTVDDSSVARKQVTRCLQTIGVDVVALNDGRQALDYLRKLVDEGKKPEEEFLMMISDIEMPEMDGYTLTAEIRNDPRMQKLHIILHTSLSGVFNQAMVKKVGADDFLAKFRPDDLASRVVDRIKAADHG; encoded by the coding sequence ATGGCAGGAGTAATGGATTCAGTAAACCAGCGCACACAGCTGGTAGGGCAGAATCGCCTGGAGTTGTTGCTATTTCGCCTGGACGGCAAGCAGCTGTACGGCATTAACGTGTTCAAGGTGCGGGAAGTGTTGCAGTGCCCCAAGCTGACGATCATGCCTAAATCCAGCCCGGTGGTGTGCGGCGTAGCCAATATCCGTGGCGCGACCATTCCGATTCTTGATTTGGCAATGGCCACCGGCTCCGCTGGTTTGCAGGACCGTCAGAACCCGTTCGTTATCATTACCGAATACAACACCAAGACCCAGGGGTTCCTGGTGCGCTCGGTGGAACGTATCGTCAATATGAACTGGGAAGAGATCCATCCGCCGCCCAAGGGCACCGGGCGCGATCATTACCTGACGGCCGTGACGCGGGTTGATAACCAGTTGGTGGAAATCATCGACGTAGAGAAAATTCTCGCCGAAGTCGCGCCCACGTCGGAGACCATTTCGGTCGGTGTGGTGGATGCCGAGACAGCGCACAAGGCGGTGTCCCTGCGCGTGTTGACCGTGGACGACTCCTCTGTCGCCCGCAAGCAGGTCACGCGTTGCCTGCAAACCATCGGCGTCGATGTGGTGGCCCTCAATGACGGGCGCCAAGCCTTGGATTACCTGCGCAAGTTGGTCGATGAGGGCAAGAAGCCGGAAGAAGAATTTCTGATGATGATCTCCGACATTGAAATGCCGGAAATGGACGGCTATACCCTTACAGCTGAAATACGCAACGATCCACGCATGCAAAAATTACATATCATCCTGCATACTTCGTTGTCGGGGGTATTCAATCAGGCAATGGTCAAGAAGGTCGGCGCAGATGACTTCCTGGCTAAATTCCGGCCTGATGACCTCGCATCCCGGGTAGTCGACCGGATCAAGGCAGCAGATCACGGCTAG
- the flgA gene encoding flagellar basal body P-ring formation chaperone FlgA, giving the protein MTVSRHPCRPKYRRLLCAAMALLVWGVGVAARADNVTLPDLLIGVTQGFLEFTVEDYLATTQTPGRYEIQVNPLDPRLRLPMCDKELTATLESPAQPIGRVTVKVRCESASPWTVFVPAQVKLFRDVVVVARPLKRTGIIGYDDVVLRERDISLINQGYLTSLDQAIGQRLTRPMVTDQVITLVHLEQAEVIRKGDQVVISASSGGLNVRMPGEALSNGGMSEQIRVKNLNSNRVIKARVTAPGQVEVAL; this is encoded by the coding sequence ATGACAGTTTCCCGACATCCCTGCCGCCCAAAGTACCGCAGACTGCTCTGCGCCGCGATGGCGCTGCTTGTCTGGGGCGTGGGCGTCGCGGCTCGTGCCGACAACGTCACCCTGCCTGATCTACTTATCGGCGTCACCCAGGGCTTTCTTGAATTCACTGTAGAAGATTATCTGGCAACCACCCAGACACCGGGCCGCTATGAAATTCAGGTCAACCCATTGGACCCGCGCCTGCGCCTGCCAATGTGCGACAAGGAATTGACAGCCACCCTGGAAAGTCCCGCCCAGCCCATCGGTCGGGTAACCGTTAAAGTCCGCTGTGAGAGCGCCTCCCCCTGGACGGTGTTTGTGCCGGCCCAGGTCAAATTGTTCCGCGACGTGGTCGTGGTAGCGCGCCCTTTGAAGCGCACCGGCATTATTGGCTATGACGATGTTGTGCTGCGTGAGCGGGATATCAGCCTGATCAATCAGGGTTACCTGACCTCCCTGGACCAGGCTATCGGGCAGCGACTCACCCGACCAATGGTCACCGATCAGGTGATCACGCTGGTGCATCTGGAGCAGGCGGAAGTGATTCGCAAGGGTGACCAAGTGGTGATTTCCGCCAGCAGCGGCGGGTTGAACGTAAGAATGCCGGGGGAAGCGCTCTCCAATGGTGGCATGAGCGAACAGATCCGGGTCAAGAACCTCAACTCCAACCGTGTGATCAAGGCGCGGGTGACGGCCCCCGGCCAAGTCGAGGTGGCGCTATAG
- the flgM gene encoding flagellar biosynthesis anti-sigma factor FlgM, giving the protein MVIDFNRLNSTQPLPGNTRTNGTKDSVEAKSQPLPAKAEQAGASQSGESVHLSNEAQQLQKVTDSLRDQPIVNKARVAELKQAIADGTYTVDSNRVASKLLNFEAER; this is encoded by the coding sequence ATGGTCATTGATTTCAATCGTTTGAACAGCACTCAGCCCTTACCAGGCAACACGCGCACCAACGGTACCAAGGACAGCGTAGAAGCCAAGTCTCAGCCCCTGCCCGCCAAGGCAGAGCAAGCGGGCGCGAGCCAAAGTGGGGAATCGGTACACCTGAGCAATGAGGCTCAACAGTTGCAGAAGGTCACTGACTCGCTGCGCGATCAACCGATTGTCAATAAAGCCCGTGTGGCCGAGTTGAAACAGGCAATCGCCGATGGCACTTATACGGTCGACAGCAACCGTGTAGCCAGCAAGCTGCTTAACTTCGAAGCCGAGCGCTAG
- a CDS encoding flagella synthesis protein FlgN — protein sequence MHHDEHLLQLIIDDLAPTQQLLELLKEESLALYGRDMPLLEEILARKQSLIVLLEQHGKKRSEILTSLGLPADHDGLAQLASHSSVGDQLLAQSKELNQLLAQCQEANLLNGQSIQLQQATTANQLRILHGGEPPALYNAQGSTSRLVKPSTRSQA from the coding sequence ATGCACCACGACGAACATTTGCTTCAACTGATCATTGATGATCTGGCGCCGACGCAGCAATTGCTCGAGCTGCTCAAAGAGGAATCCCTGGCCCTGTATGGCCGGGATATGCCTTTGCTCGAAGAAATACTGGCGCGCAAACAGTCGCTGATTGTGCTGCTCGAACAGCACGGCAAGAAGCGCAGCGAAATCCTCACCAGCCTGGGCCTGCCCGCCGATCACGACGGCCTGGCACAGCTGGCGAGTCATTCTTCGGTCGGCGATCAATTGCTGGCGCAAAGCAAAGAACTCAATCAGTTGCTCGCCCAGTGCCAGGAAGCCAATCTGCTCAACGGCCAGTCGATCCAGCTTCAGCAAGCCACTACCGCCAACCAGTTACGCATCCTTCACGGCGGCGAGCCACCGGCCCTGTATAACGCCCAAGGTTCCACTTCACGCCTGGTCAAGCCAAGCACCCGCAGCCAAGCCTGA
- a CDS encoding flagellar brake protein codes for MFNALNAEDAPQPPKVLTTPLEIASTLRMLQESQDPLIITFHERSQRFQSYLVDIDRDKKTLALDEMIPRDGERYLENGEPFRIEGFHDGVRVAWESNGTLSVSEKDGHRIYTGGMPGEVVYHQRRNAFRAALKLAQLVNIELGGEKLKAPFNGKLLDISATGCKLRFEGDISDRLQLGQVYDRFVAALPFGNMTTAVELRYLHFEDKINTTFAGVRFHNMSGLVQRQVERFVYQLQREARRFDKDDDF; via the coding sequence GTGTTCAACGCCCTTAATGCGGAAGATGCACCGCAGCCACCGAAGGTCCTCACCACGCCTCTGGAAATCGCCAGCACTTTGCGAATGCTCCAGGAAAGCCAAGATCCATTGATCATCACTTTCCACGAACGCAGCCAACGCTTCCAAAGCTATCTGGTGGATATCGATCGGGATAAGAAAACGCTGGCACTGGACGAAATGATCCCGCGCGATGGTGAACGTTACCTGGAAAATGGCGAGCCCTTCCGCATCGAGGGTTTCCATGATGGCGTGCGGGTCGCCTGGGAAAGTAACGGCACGCTGAGCGTCAGCGAAAAAGACGGCCACCGCATTTACACTGGCGGCATGCCCGGCGAGGTGGTTTACCATCAACGTCGTAACGCATTTCGCGCTGCATTGAAGCTGGCGCAATTGGTGAACATCGAACTGGGTGGCGAGAAGCTCAAGGCACCGTTCAATGGCAAGCTGCTGGATATCTCGGCCACCGGATGCAAATTGCGCTTTGAAGGCGACATTTCCGACCGCTTGCAGCTGGGCCAAGTCTATGACCGCTTTGTCGCCGCGCTGCCGTTCGGCAACATGACCACCGCTGTCGAGCTGCGTTACCTGCATTTCGAAGACAAGATCAACACCACCTTCGCGGGTGTGCGTTTCCATAACATGAGCGGCCTGGTGCAGCGCCAGGTGGAGCGTTTTGTGTATCAACTGCAGCGCGAAGCTCGACGCTTCGACAAGGATGACGATTTTTAA